Below is a genomic region from Mesorhizobium sp..
AGCATCCCTGGCGCGACATGCGCCGCATCGTCATCCGCGACGGAGAACTCAAATGAGCTGCTGCGCCCCCGGCGCCGAGTTCGACGCGACCGAGGCCGCGGTTCCTTCGGACGAGGAACTGCTGCTCGCCAGCCGCAGCCTCGGCAACGGCGCACGCCAGGTCGAACTCTCGCTGCCGGCAGTCCACTGCGCCGCCTGCATCCAGACCGTCGAGCACGCCCTCTGCGAGCTTCCCGGCGTCGAGGCGGCGCGCGTCAACCTGTCCACCAAGCGCGTCTCGGTCAAATGGCGGGACGGCCGGCTTCCGCCCATCACCTCTACGCTGACCCGGCTCGGCTACGCGCCCAACCTGTTCGACGAGACGATCGCCGGACGCGACGGCACGATGTCCGAACTCATCCGCGCCGTCGCTGTGTCGGGCTTCGCCGCCGGCAACATTATGCTGCTGTCCGTCTCGGTCTGGTCGGGAGCGGAAGGGGCCACGCGCGATCTGTTCCACTGGGTGTCGGCGCTGATCGCGCTGCCGGCGCTGTTCTTCGCTGGCCGCATCTACTACCGTTCCGCCTGGAGCGCACTCAGCCACGGCCGCATGAACATGGACGTGCCGATCGCCATCGGCGTGACGCTTGCCTATGCGATGAGCCTCTACGAGACGATCAACCACGGCTCCCACGCCTATTTCGACGCCTCGGTGACGCTGCTGTTCTTCCTTTTGATCGGCCGCACGCTCGACCACATGATGCGCGACCGCGCCCGCGAGGCCGTCATCGGTCTTGCCCGGCTCGCCCCGCGCGGCGCGCTGGTGGTTTCGTCCGACGGCGCGCGCGACTACCGCCCCGTCGAGGAGATCCAGCCCGGCATGCGCGTCCTGATCGCCGCGGGCGAGCGCATCCCCGTCGACGGGCGCGTCCTCGACGGACGCTCCGATCTCGACCGGTCGGTGGTCACCGGCGAGAGCGCGCCGGTCATGATCGCCAAGGGCGACATGGTCCAGGCCGGCACGCTCAACCTGACCGGTCCGCTGACGCTTGAGGCGACGTCGAGCGCCACCTCCTCCTTCCTCGCCGAGATGATCCGCATGCTGGAGGCGGCCGAGGGCGGCCGCGCCCGCTACCGCCGCATCGCCGAGCGCGTCTCGGCGCTCTATGCGCCGGTCGTCCACTTGACCGCCTTCGGCACCTTCCTCGGCTGGATGGTCTTGGGCGGCGACTGGCACCAGGCGCTGACCATCGCCATTGCCGTCCTCATCATCACCTGCCCCTGCGCGCTCGGGCTGGCCGTGCCGATCGTCCAGGTCGTCGCCGCGCGGCGGCTGTTCGAAGCAGGCGTCATGGTCAAGGACGGCTCCGCCATGGAACGGCTCGCCGAGGCCGACGCCGTCGTCTTCGACAAGACCGGCACGCTGACGCTTGGCCGCCCGCGCCTGGTCGGCGCCGAGCGGATCGACCCGGCCGTGCTTGGCCTTGCCGGATCGCTCGCCTCGCATTCGCGCCATCCTCTGTCGCTCGCGATCGCCGCCGAGGCGAGCGGCGATTCCACCCGTTTCGACGACGTCACCGAACAGCCGGGCTACGGCGTCGAGGGCCGGCGCGATGGTCATGTCTGGCGGCTCGGCCGCGCCGCCTGGGCGACCGGGGCAAAAGGGGACGGCACGGTTCTCGCCCGCGACGGCGTCGAGGTCGCCCGCTTCGAGTTCGAGGACCGGCTGCGCGCCGGCGCACGCGACACGGTCGCCGAGGCCGACCAAGCCATCGGGCCCGTCGAAATGCTGTCCGGCGACGGGGCGAGCGCCTGCGCGCGGGTCGCTTCGGCACTTGGCATCGAGCGCTACAGGTCGGGCATGCTGCCCGCCGACAAGGTTGCGCGTCTCACCGAATTGTCGCTGTCGGGCCATCGGGTGCTGATGGTCGGCGACGGGCTCAACGACGCTCCCGCGCTGGGTGCCGCGCATGTCTCGATGGCGCCGGCAAGCGCTGCCGAGATCGGCCGCAACGCCGCCGATTTCGTCTTCCTGCGCGAAAGCCTCGAAGCCGTGCCGCTCGCCCGCGACATCGCGGTGCGCGCCGGGCGGCTGATCCGGCAGAACATCGCCATCGCGATCGTCTACAACGCCATCGCCGTGCCGGTGGCGATCCTCGGCTACGTGACGCCGCTGATCGCCGCCATCGCCATGTCCGGCTCGTCGATCATCGTCATTGCCAATGCGTTGCGCCTGTCGCCGTCGCGGGAGGTCAAGGCCGAGACCGCGCCGGCGGCGACCGTGGTCCGCGCGACGAGGCCGGCATGAGCACGCTCCTCTATCTCATCCCTGTCGCGCTGTTCCTCGGCGGCATCAGCCTCGTCGCCTTCCTGTGGGCGCTACGCAGCGGCCAGTACGAAGACCTCGACGGCGCCGGCGAACGCATCCTGATCGACGACGAGGAGCCGAAGAAGACGGCTACCCCCAAGCGCCGCTAACCCCCAAGGGCGGCTGACGCCTCGCGAACGGCTATTTGCGCGACCTCCAGCACCTTCGACTTCACACCTCCGTCATGCCGGCGGCCGAAGGCCAGCCGGTATCCATTCTTCTCTCCGGATACACGCCGACGGCGCCTTCCTCCCAGCGATCAATGGTTCCCGGCTGGCCTCCGGCCGCCGGGATGACGAAGCGCGGGCGATCTCCCCCCTGGAGGGGGGAAATAGAGGCTTTCCCGTGCATCGATCGCCCCCGGGAAAAATTGTCTTTCGCCGCCAACCCTCTGTTTCCATTCACCATTCACCATTTACCATTCACTTTTTTATCCACGCCCTTTCCGCCCTGCCGCATCATTGGTCCCGGTGCGACGGAAAGGAGCCGGCAGTGAGTTGGAAGGCGAAGACAGGGAGGGGGCAGGAGGTGCTTTGCAGCATCGTCGCGACCCTGCTTGCGCTCGCAACCCTCGCAGAAAAAGCCGCCGGCGATAGCCCCTGGGTGCGCTTCTGCGTGCTGTGGGCCGCCCGGCAGGCCGACCTGATCGCCCGCGACTACGTCGCCGGCTCGACATGGAATAGCGCCGGCCGGCTCTGGTCGCCCGCCTTGCCCCATGTCCGCTATGGCACCGGGCCGGCCGACGCGCTCGACATCGCCGCCTCGCTGCGCGCGCTGGCGGCGGTCATCAGCGGCATTGCCGCCTATCTCCGCCGCGTGTCGGTCTGGCGGCAGGATCAGGTAGTGGGCGAGGCCGGCTTCGACGGCGCCCCGCTCCACGGCCTCGACGCGTTCCTGCGCAGACTTCGGGAAGCCGGCTCGCCGGTCGAATTCCGCGACACGTCATAGAGATCCGCAGGGGACAGTTTACTTTGTTTCCGCCCGCGCAAACCTCGCACGGGCCGCGCCCTTCTGCGGAAAAAAGTAAACTGTCCCCGGCACTTACCCTCTTCCGCCGTCATCCTCGGGCCAGCCCATCGGGCGAATTGCAAGGTCCAGCGGACCTTGCAAAGGACGCGAACGCCCGAAGGACAAGCCCGAGGATGACGGCGGTTGTCCTGTGCTGCCGACGCCTCCGCGCGGCAAAATGCAACCGTCCCCGGCGCTTGCGCCCGCGAGGCCCGTTCGTCTTCCTTCCGCGGAGCGTCGCCGCGGTCGACGCATTCGCGCGGCCGGAGGGCTGCGTCTCTCTTGCCCGGTGAGCGGAGGGAAGGAATGCGCCCTGCTTCGCCGCCTAACGCAAATCCTGCGGCAGCAGTGCCTCCGGCATGTTCTGGAACGACACCGGCCTGAGAAACCGCCGTATCGCGAGCGTGCCGACCGACGTCGCCGAGGCATAGGTGCTCGCCGGATAAGGTCCGCCATGCATCATCGCGTCCGCCACCTCGACCCCCGTCGGGAAGCCGTTAGCGAGCAACCGGCCGGCCTTGCGTTCCAGCACCGGCATCATCCGCTGGGCCAGTTCCGTGTCGGCCTCGTCCAGCTGCAAGGTCACGGTGAGCTGGCCGTGCAGGCCTTTTGCGATCTCGATCATCTGCTCGACGTCGCGCGCCCTGATGATCATGCCGAGCGGGCCGAAGACCTCCTCGCCGAGGTCCGGATTGGCGACAAACGTGTCGCCGTCGGTGGCAAAGAGCGCCGGCGCGACACTGCGCAGCTCGCACACGCCGCGCGTCACCGTGCGCACCGCGTTGCCCGCCGCCATCTTCGCCGCGCCGCGGCCGAAAGCCTCGGCGATGCCGGTGGTCAGCATCGTCGCCGGCCCGGTGGCGCCGAGCGCGGCGGAGGCTTCCGCCTCGAACGCGTCGGCCGGCGCGCCGTCGGCGATCACCAGCACACCCGGATTGGTGCAGAACTGGCCGACGCCGAGCGTCAGCGACGCCGCCCAGCCTTTGGCGATGTCGGCGGCGCGCGCTTTCGCCGCCTCCGGCAGCACGAAGACCGGATTGACCGAGCCCAGCTCGCCGAAGAAGGGGATCGGCTCGGGCCGGCCGGCGGCCAGATCGAACAGGGCTCGCCCGCCGCCGAGCGATCCGGTGAAGCCGACCGCCTTGATCAGCGGATGGGTGACCAGCGACTGGCCCGCCTCGCGATTGTTCGACTGCACCAGGGAGAAGACGCCTGGATGCTGGCCGGTCCTTTCGATCGCCTCGGAGATCGCCTGGGCGACGATCTCGCCGGTGCCGGGATGGCCGGAATGGCCCTTCACCACCACCGGGCAGCCGGCCGCGAGCGCCGAGGCCGTGTCGCCGCCGGCGGTCGAGAAGGCGAGCGGGAAGTTCGACGCGCCGAATACGCCGACCGGGCCGATCGGCCGCTGCACGAGCTTGAGGTCGGGCCGCGGCGCGGGCTTGCGGTCGGGCAGTGCCGCGTCGTGGCGGCGGTCGAGATAGGCGCCGTCGCGGATGTGCTTGGCGAACAGGCGGAGCTGGAAGGTGGTGCGGCCGCGCTCGCCCTCCAGCCGCGCCTCCGGGAGGCCGGTCTCGGCCGAACCGATCTCCGTGATCACCGCCCCCCGCGCGTCGATCGCGTCGGCGATGGCATCGAGAAAGGCGGCGCGGTTGTCGCGCGAGGAATAGCCGTAGGACCAGAACGCTTCCTCGGCCGCCTTCGCCGCGCGGTCGACCTCGGCGGCGGTGCCGACGGCATAGCGTGCGGGCGCTCCCCGCGCCGGATCGGATGCGAAGGTGGCGCCGCCCTCCACCCATTCGCCGGCGATGAGATGTCGGCCCGTCGGGGTCCAGGTCATGGTCAGGTCCTTCTACAGGTCAGAACTCGAAAGCGTCGACGACGATGCGACGGCCGAGCGTCAGGGCATCGGCGACGTGCACCATCGGGGCGAGGTCTACGTCGGACTGCCCCATGCGCACAAGGCCGGCCATCCGCGCATAGAGCGCCGGATATTCGCCCATGATCGTATTCTCGCCGCCCGCCGCCTTCCCGGCGATCTCCAGCACGTTGCCGCCCATCCTGAGTGCGAGCGGCCCGGCATCGGTGTCGATCTCGATATCCCAGGTTTGCGGGCCTTCCTGGCGCCAGTCGAAATCTGCGGTGACATTGCCGGTGAAGCTGAGCTTGGCTGCGATCGGCGTCTGGCGGTTGGCCGGGAATTCCAGCTCGGCGCCGGTCAGGTGGACCGGCCGCGGCAGGATCTCGGTCAGGATCGACAGGGCGTTGATGCCCGGATCGAACACGCCCATGCCGCCCGGCTCGAACACCCAGTCCTGGCCGGGGTGCCATTTGCGCACGTCCTCGCGCCAGGTGATGTGCGCCCTCGTCACCGCCCTGTCCGCCAGCCAGGCCCTGGCCGGCGCCACGGCATGCGCCATGCGCGAGTGCCAGGTGGCGAAGAGCGTGAGCTGCCGCGCTTTGGCCAGTGCCTGCAGTTCGTGCACCTCGGCCAGCGTCGCGCCCGGCGGCTTTTCCAGCATCACGTGCCGGCCGGCCTTCAGCGCCGCGGCGGCATAGTCGAAGCGCGGCACCGGCGGCAGGCAGAGCGAGACGACCGGAATGTCCGGCCGCCGGGCGAGCAGCGTGGCGAAGTCGGTGAACGCGGGAACGCCCTCGACCGAGCCGTGGCGCGAGCAGGTCGCGGCGAGCTCCCAGTCCGGCGACGCATTGATTGCCGGCACGTGCTGGTCGAGCGCTATCTTGCCGATGCCGACGAGGGCAACTTTCAGGGGTGCGGGCATCAGTGCGAATCCCTGCCGACCTCACGGCCACGGCAGCCCTTGAGGAAATCGAGATCCGCGCCGGTGTCGGCGCCCTCGACATGCGTCTGGTGCAGCCAGGCATAGCCCGATGCCGGTATGTCGTGCGACGGCGTCCAGGCGGCCAAGCGCGCCGCCAGTTCGTCGTCGGAGATTTCAACGGTCAGCGACCGGTTCGGCACGTCGAGCGAGATCATGTCGCCGTCGCGCACCACCGCCAGCGGCCCGCCGGCCGCCGCCTCCGGCGAGGTATGCAGCACGACGGTGCCATAGGCGGTGCCCGACATGCGGGCGTCGGAGATGCGCACCATGTCGGTGATGCCCTTCCTCAGCACTTTCGGCGGCAAGCCCATATTGCCAACCTCGGCCATGCCCGGATAGCCCTTCGGTCCGCAGTTCTTCAAGACCATCACGCAGGTCTCGTCGATGTCGAGCGTCTCGTCCTCGATCCTGGCCTTGTAGTCGTCGATGTCCTCGAACACCACCGCCCGGCCGCGATGGACCATCAGTTCCGGCGTCGCCGCCGACGGCTTCAGCACCGCGCCCTTCGGCGCAAGATTGCCCCTCAGCACGACGATGCCGCCGGATTGGGTCAGTGCGTTTTCGGCCGGGAGGATGACGTCCTCGTTCCAGTTGACGACGTTCCTGACCTCGTCCCAGATCGCCGCGCCGGAGACGGTGAGCGCGTCCTTGTGCAGGACGCCGGCCTCGCCGAGGCGCTTCAGCACGACCGGAAGTCCGCCGGCGTAGAAGAACTCCTCCATCAGGTATTTGCCCGACGGCATCAGGTTGACGATCGTCGGCACGTCGCGGCCCAGCCGGTCCCAGTCGTCGAGCGTGAGGTCGACGCCGACGCGGCCGGCGATCGCCAGGAGATGGATCACCGCATTGGTCGAGCCGCCGATCGCCGCATTGGTGCGGATGGCGTTCTCGAAGGCCTGGCGGGTCAGGATGTCGGAGGGCTTGAGGTCATCCTTGACCATGTCGACGATGCGCCGGCCCGACATCTGCGCCATCACCCTGCGGCGCGAGTCGACCGCCGGGATCGCGGCGTTGCCCGACAGAGCCATGCCCAGCGCCTCGGCCATCGAGGCCATGGTGGAGGCCGTGCCCATCGTGTTGCAGGTGCCCGACGAGCGGCTCATCGAGGCCTCGGCCTCGAGGAACTCTTCCTGCGTCATCTCGCCGGCCTTCACCGCTTCCGAGAAGATCCACAGATGCGTGCCGGAGCCGACGCGCTCGCCGCGGAAATAGCCGTTCAGCATCGGCCCGCCGGTGACGACGATCGAGGGGATGTCGGTCGAGGCGGCGGCCATCAGCAGCGACGGCGTGGTCTTGTCGCAGCCGACCATCAGCACCGCGCCGTCGATCGGCTGGCCGCGCATCGCCTCCTCGACCGCCATCGCGGCGAGGTTGCGGAACATCATCGCGGTGGGCCGGAAGGTGTTTTCGGAGGCCGAGAACACCGGCACCTCGACCGGGAAGCCACCGGCTTCCCACACGCCCGCCTTCACCTTCTCGGCGAGCTCCCGCAGATGGCCGTTGCAGGGGGTCAGGTCCGACCAGGTGTTGAGGATGCCGATCACCGGCCGCCCGTCGAACAGGTCGTGCGGGTGGCCTTGGTTCTTCAGCCAGCCGCGATGATAGATCGCGTCGCGAGAATTGCCGCCGTACCAGTGCTGCGACCTCAGCTTGCGTGGCCATTCGGCCTTCTTGAACGTCATGATCTCACCCTCTCACAGCACGCGCACGTCGACGCGCCGGGCGGCCGGCGCGGCTTCGACCACCAGCCGGTTGCGCAGCGGCAGTCCGAACCCGGTCGCCTCGATCTCGAACTCGTCGCCGGGCTCCGTCCGCACCCCGTCGGCGAAGGACAGGGTCGCGGTGCCGAACATGTGGACGTGGATGTCCCCAGGTACGCGAAAGAGCGCATACTTGAAGTGATGATGCTCGAGATTGGCAAAGGAATGCGACATGTTCTCCTCCCCCGACAGGAAAGGCTTCTCGAAGATCACCTTGCCGTCGCGGCGGATCCGCGACGTGCCGCGGATGTCGGCCGGCGGCGCGCCGATCCGGATTTCGGGGCCGAACGAGGCCGGGCGCAGCTTCGAATGGGCGAGATAGAGATAGTTCCGCCGCTCCATCACATGGTCGGAAAACTCATTCGATATGGCGAAGCCGACCCTGAACGGCGTGCCGTCGTCGCCGATGACGTAGATGCCGGCGATCTCGGGTTCTTCGCCGCCGTCCTCGGCGAAGAAGGGCGAGGTGAGCGGCCCGCCGGGAAGCGCGAGGTTGGTGCCATTGCCCTTGTAGAACCATTCCGGCTGCACGCCCGGCAAACCATTCGCCGGCTTGCCGCCCTCAAGCCCCATCCGGAACATCTTCATGGAGTCCGTCAGGGTCTCCTCCGCCGCGCCCGCCTTCTGGTGCATGGCATCGCGCGTCGCGGCGGAGCCCAGATGCGTCAGCCCGGTGCCGGTCAGATGCAGGTGCGCCGGGTCCGGATGAGTGATCGGCGCGAGCACCCTGCCCTCCTCCAGCGCGGCGGCGAGATCGACCGAGGGGCCTCGGCCCAGAGCCCCGACATGCGCGGCCAGATCGGAGCCGCCGGCGCGGATGCAGTCCAGCACAAGATCGTAGGTGCTGCGCGCCCCCCTGACCGCATAGGCCTGCTCGCCCTCCCGGGCGACGACGGTGATCGACCCGTCCGGGTTGCCGATCTGCGAAAGCCACATGCGACGCATCCTCCTGCAAACGGTCTCGGCCGTTTTTCTGATGCAGCCATATATCGGATTCTGCGGTTTACAAAAGTATTATTATATGATTTTTCTCTTCGCGGGCCGCCGATGCGCCCTCGTAATGGGAGGAAATCCATGTTTGCCAAGACCCTACTTGGCGCGAGCCTGCTCGCGTCCATGACCTTTCTGTCGTCCGCTGCGCTCTCGCAGACGATCGGCTTCTCGCAGATCGGATCCGAATCCGGCTGGCGCGCCGCCGAAACCACGCTGACCAAGCAGGAAGCCGAGAAGCGCGGCATCGATCTCAAGTTCTCCGATGCGCAGCAGAAGCAGGAAAACCAGATCAAGGCGCTGCGCAGCTTCATCGCCCAGGGCGTCGACGCCATCCTGGTCGCGCCGGTCGTCGCCACCGGCTGGGACGCCGTCCTGAAGGAAGCCAAGGAGGCAGAGATCCCGGTCGTCCTGCTCGACCGCATGGTCGATTCCGACAAGGACCTCTATCTGACCGCGGTCGGCTCGGATCTGGTCCACGAGGGCTCGGTCGCCGGCAAGTGGCTGGTCGACACGGCGGCAGGCAAGGACTGCAATGTCGTCGAGCTTCAGGGCACGACCGGCTCGTCACCGGCGATCGACCGCAAGAAGGGCTTCGAGCAGGCGATCGCGGGTGCCGCCAACATCAAGATCATCCGCAGCCAGACCGGCGACTTCACCCGCGCCAAGGGCAAGGAAGTGATGGAAAGCTTCCTCAAGGCCGAGAACGGCGGCAAGAACATCTGCGCGCTCTATGCCCATAACGACGACATGGCCGTCGGTGCCATCCAGGCCATCAAGGAAGCGGGTCTCAAGCCCGGCACCGACATCCTGGTGGTGTCGATCGACGCGGTGCCGGACATTTTCCAGGCGATGGCCGCCGGCGAGGCGAACGCCACCGTCGAGCTGACGCCCAACATGGCCGGCCCCGCCTTCGACGCGCTCAAGGCGTACATGGAGAACGGTACCGTTCCGCCGAAGTTCATCCAGACCGAGTCGAAGCTCTATACGCAGAAGGACGACCCGGCGAAGGAATACGAAGCCAGAAAGGGCCTCGGCTACTGATCTGCCGCCTGGCCGGCGGCTTGCCCGCCGGCCACCTCGCTGGCACGATCCCGCCGGCCGCCGTTCAGCGTCGGCCGGGGGATTCTTATTCCGGAACAATGACCGTGGTCGCAAGCCAGAGCCAGCCGCTGCTCGCCGCAGTCGGCCTCAGCAAGACAT
It encodes:
- the ccoS gene encoding cbb3-type cytochrome oxidase assembly protein CcoS: MSTLLYLIPVALFLGGISLVAFLWALRSGQYEDLDGAGERILIDDEEPKKTATPKRR
- the ytfQ gene encoding galactofuranose ABC transporter, galactofuranose-binding protein YtfQ, encoding MFAKTLLGASLLASMTFLSSAALSQTIGFSQIGSESGWRAAETTLTKQEAEKRGIDLKFSDAQQKQENQIKALRSFIAQGVDAILVAPVVATGWDAVLKEAKEAEIPVVLLDRMVDSDKDLYLTAVGSDLVHEGSVAGKWLVDTAAGKDCNVVELQGTTGSSPAIDRKKGFEQAIAGAANIKIIRSQTGDFTRAKGKEVMESFLKAENGGKNICALYAHNDDMAVGAIQAIKEAGLKPGTDILVVSIDAVPDIFQAMAAGEANATVELTPNMAGPAFDALKAYMENGTVPPKFIQTESKLYTQKDDPAKEYEARKGLGY
- a CDS encoding aldehyde dehydrogenase (NADP(+)), giving the protein MTWTPTGRHLIAGEWVEGGATFASDPARGAPARYAVGTAAEVDRAAKAAEEAFWSYGYSSRDNRAAFLDAIADAIDARGAVITEIGSAETGLPEARLEGERGRTTFQLRLFAKHIRDGAYLDRRHDAALPDRKPAPRPDLKLVQRPIGPVGVFGASNFPLAFSTAGGDTASALAAGCPVVVKGHSGHPGTGEIVAQAISEAIERTGQHPGVFSLVQSNNREAGQSLVTHPLIKAVGFTGSLGGGRALFDLAAGRPEPIPFFGELGSVNPVFVLPEAAKARAADIAKGWAASLTLGVGQFCTNPGVLVIADGAPADAFEAEASAALGATGPATMLTTGIAEAFGRGAAKMAAGNAVRTVTRGVCELRSVAPALFATDGDTFVANPDLGEEVFGPLGMIIRARDVEQMIEIAKGLHGQLTVTLQLDEADTELAQRMMPVLERKAGRLLANGFPTGVEVADAMMHGGPYPASTYASATSVGTLAIRRFLRPVSFQNMPEALLPQDLR
- the araD1 gene encoding AraD1 family protein, producing the protein MWLSQIGNPDGSITVVAREGEQAYAVRGARSTYDLVLDCIRAGGSDLAAHVGALGRGPSVDLAAALEEGRVLAPITHPDPAHLHLTGTGLTHLGSAATRDAMHQKAGAAEETLTDSMKMFRMGLEGGKPANGLPGVQPEWFYKGNGTNLALPGGPLTSPFFAEDGGEEPEIAGIYVIGDDGTPFRVGFAISNEFSDHVMERRNYLYLAHSKLRPASFGPEIRIGAPPADIRGTSRIRRDGKVIFEKPFLSGEENMSHSFANLEHHHFKYALFRVPGDIHVHMFGTATLSFADGVRTEPGDEFEIEATGFGLPLRNRLVVEAAPAARRVDVRVL
- a CDS encoding Gfo/Idh/MocA family oxidoreductase → MPAPLKVALVGIGKIALDQHVPAINASPDWELAATCSRHGSVEGVPAFTDFATLLARRPDIPVVSLCLPPVPRFDYAAAALKAGRHVMLEKPPGATLAEVHELQALAKARQLTLFATWHSRMAHAVAPARAWLADRAVTRAHITWREDVRKWHPGQDWVFEPGGMGVFDPGINALSILTEILPRPVHLTGAELEFPANRQTPIAAKLSFTGNVTADFDWRQEGPQTWDIEIDTDAGPLALRMGGNVLEIAGKAAGGENTIMGEYPALYARMAGLVRMGQSDVDLAPMVHVADALTLGRRIVVDAFEF
- a CDS encoding cation-translocating P-type ATPase, giving the protein MSCCAPGAEFDATEAAVPSDEELLLASRSLGNGARQVELSLPAVHCAACIQTVEHALCELPGVEAARVNLSTKRVSVKWRDGRLPPITSTLTRLGYAPNLFDETIAGRDGTMSELIRAVAVSGFAAGNIMLLSVSVWSGAEGATRDLFHWVSALIALPALFFAGRIYYRSAWSALSHGRMNMDVPIAIGVTLAYAMSLYETINHGSHAYFDASVTLLFFLLIGRTLDHMMRDRAREAVIGLARLAPRGALVVSSDGARDYRPVEEIQPGMRVLIAAGERIPVDGRVLDGRSDLDRSVVTGESAPVMIAKGDMVQAGTLNLTGPLTLEATSSATSSFLAEMIRMLEAAEGGRARYRRIAERVSALYAPVVHLTAFGTFLGWMVLGGDWHQALTIAIAVLIITCPCALGLAVPIVQVVAARRLFEAGVMVKDGSAMERLAEADAVVFDKTGTLTLGRPRLVGAERIDPAVLGLAGSLASHSRHPLSLAIAAEASGDSTRFDDVTEQPGYGVEGRRDGHVWRLGRAAWATGAKGDGTVLARDGVEVARFEFEDRLRAGARDTVAEADQAIGPVEMLSGDGASACARVASALGIERYRSGMLPADKVARLTELSLSGHRVLMVGDGLNDAPALGAAHVSMAPASAAEIGRNAADFVFLRESLEAVPLARDIAVRAGRLIRQNIAIAIVYNAIAVPVAILGYVTPLIAAIAMSGSSIIVIANALRLSPSREVKAETAPAATVVRATRPA
- the araD gene encoding L-arabinonate dehydratase — encoded protein: MTFKKAEWPRKLRSQHWYGGNSRDAIYHRGWLKNQGHPHDLFDGRPVIGILNTWSDLTPCNGHLRELAEKVKAGVWEAGGFPVEVPVFSASENTFRPTAMMFRNLAAMAVEEAMRGQPIDGAVLMVGCDKTTPSLLMAAASTDIPSIVVTGGPMLNGYFRGERVGSGTHLWIFSEAVKAGEMTQEEFLEAEASMSRSSGTCNTMGTASTMASMAEALGMALSGNAAIPAVDSRRRVMAQMSGRRIVDMVKDDLKPSDILTRQAFENAIRTNAAIGGSTNAVIHLLAIAGRVGVDLTLDDWDRLGRDVPTIVNLMPSGKYLMEEFFYAGGLPVVLKRLGEAGVLHKDALTVSGAAIWDEVRNVVNWNEDVILPAENALTQSGGIVVLRGNLAPKGAVLKPSAATPELMVHRGRAVVFEDIDDYKARIEDETLDIDETCVMVLKNCGPKGYPGMAEVGNMGLPPKVLRKGITDMVRISDARMSGTAYGTVVLHTSPEAAAGGPLAVVRDGDMISLDVPNRSLTVEISDDELAARLAAWTPSHDIPASGYAWLHQTHVEGADTGADLDFLKGCRGREVGRDSH